From the genome of Haladaptatus paucihalophilus DX253, one region includes:
- a CDS encoding thiamine-binding protein has product MTVTAMLTVAPLDDATADFDAEIAKAIDALDDFDVRYETHPMETTIQADELSEVFAAAQAATEAVDASRTLTTLKIDHFREETLDVDEKVERVEQHLQRPARSDR; this is encoded by the coding sequence ATGACCGTCACGGCAATGCTCACCGTCGCGCCGCTCGACGACGCGACCGCGGATTTCGACGCGGAAATCGCGAAGGCCATCGACGCGCTGGACGACTTCGACGTTCGGTACGAGACGCACCCGATGGAAACGACGATTCAGGCCGACGAACTGTCGGAGGTGTTCGCCGCGGCCCAGGCGGCGACGGAGGCCGTCGATGCGTCACGGACGCTGACGACGTTGAAGATAGACCACTTCCGAGAGGAGACGCTCGATGTAGACGAAAAGGTAGAACGCGTCGAGCAACACCTCCAGCGGCCCGCACGAAGCGACCGCTGA
- a CDS encoding GtrA family protein, protein MLREFLRDLRRGTLLPQLRRFVIVGSVAAGVQMVLLWMFVDRAGLNYLFGASIAIEITILFQYTLNNAWTFHASRNSTTSDYLTGLFKTNVVRGSAIPIQLGILYVLVNTGDILYLIANAFAIAISGVYRYVLDARWTWG, encoded by the coding sequence ATGCTTCGGGAGTTCCTTCGTGACCTCCGGCGCGGCACACTGCTCCCACAGTTACGACGCTTCGTAATCGTCGGAAGCGTCGCCGCGGGCGTGCAGATGGTCCTCCTCTGGATGTTCGTCGATAGAGCCGGTCTCAATTACCTGTTTGGCGCGTCGATAGCCATCGAGATCACGATTCTATTTCAGTATACGCTCAACAACGCGTGGACGTTCCACGCGTCCCGAAACTCCACGACCAGCGACTACCTCACTGGATTGTTCAAAACGAACGTCGTCCGTGGATCGGCCATCCCGATTCAACTCGGCATCCTCTACGTCCTCGTGAACACGGGGGATATTCTGTATCTCATCGCCAACGCCTTTGCCATCGCTATCAGCGGCGTCTATCGGTACGTTCTCGATGCCCGTTGGACGTGGGGGTGA